From a region of the Oryza sativa Japonica Group chromosome 6, ASM3414082v1 genome:
- the LOC4340245 gene encoding auxin-responsive protein IAA20 — protein sequence MELELGLRLALPSPSPSPATATAAGSELDLLNSAPGSCRKRGFEEALGGFKTDDDNDDGNGRGGDGDSDGEMGNKRRKLVGWPPVKCLHRRRDGGCGGGYVKVKMEGLAIGRKLDLSILGSYAELLDTLHLMFPSTNQEDGHDRRRRHPYAVTYEDGEGDWMQVGDVPWEAFAKSVKRLKILV from the exons atggagctcgagctcggccTCAGGCtcgcgctgccgtcgccgtcgccgtcgccggcgacggcgacggcggctgggAGTGAGCTTGACCTTCTCAACAGCGCGCCGGGGTCCTGCCGCAAGAGGGGCTTCGAGGAGGCGCTCGGTGGGTTCAAAaccgacgacgacaacgacgacggcaatggccgcggcggtgacggcgattCCGACGGCGAAATGGGCAACAA GAGGAGGAAGCTGGTGGGGTGGCCACCGGTGAAGTGCTTGCACCGGCGGCGCGACGGTGGCTGCGGTGGCGGATATGTGAAGGTGAAGATGGAGGGGTTGGCCATCGGGAGGAAGCTGGACTTGTCCATCCTCGGCTCATACGCTGAGCTGCTCGACACGCTCCACCTTATGTTCCCCTCCACTAACCAAG AGGATGGGCACGATCGTCGTCGACGTCACCCATACGCTGTCACCTACGAGGATGGGGAAGGAGACTGGATGCAGGTCGGAGACGTGCCATGGGA GGCCTTTGCCAAGTCGGTGAAACGGCTCAAGATACTGGTGTAA